A single region of the Blastopirellula marina genome encodes:
- a CDS encoding CheR family methyltransferase codes for MPVNAGEIDAVCDLINDLCGICLDASKSYLIESRLGHIVEKHGCASYADLVQKVRRGTDITLKNQVVDAITTNETLFFRDSYLFEALRHKALPELIDSKEKSAFPTRLRLWSAACSTGQEPYSLAMTLAEMIPDVHRWDIQILGSDISDAVIAKASRGWYATHEIERGVSPERLRRFFTADGNGWRIRDEIRSMCSFQKQNLLEPLGMSARFDMVFCRNVAIYFTRDVRRDLFQRIAGTMSPQGYLFVGAQEFLADIGPNFAPQNHCRGTFYRPNLTSIPVYI; via the coding sequence ATGCCGGTAAATGCAGGCGAAATCGACGCCGTGTGCGACCTGATCAACGACTTGTGCGGGATCTGCCTCGATGCATCGAAGTCTTATCTTATTGAAAGTCGCCTAGGGCATATCGTCGAAAAGCATGGCTGTGCCAGCTACGCCGATCTCGTCCAGAAGGTGCGACGTGGCACTGACATCACCTTGAAAAACCAAGTGGTCGATGCCATCACGACGAACGAAACACTTTTCTTTCGAGACAGCTACCTGTTCGAGGCTCTACGACACAAAGCTCTGCCAGAACTGATCGACAGCAAAGAGAAATCGGCATTTCCCACGCGTTTGCGGCTTTGGTCGGCAGCGTGTAGCACCGGGCAAGAGCCGTACAGCCTGGCGATGACCTTGGCTGAGATGATTCCGGACGTGCATCGTTGGGACATTCAAATCCTGGGTAGCGACATCTCCGACGCCGTGATCGCCAAGGCCAGTCGTGGCTGGTATGCCACGCATGAAATCGAGCGTGGCGTGTCGCCAGAACGTCTCCGACGCTTTTTCACAGCTGATGGCAACGGATGGCGAATCCGCGATGAGATACGATCAATGTGCAGCTTTCAGAAACAGAATCTGCTTGAACCGCTGGGCATGTCTGCCCGCTTTGACATGGTCTTCTGCCGCAACGTTGCCATCTATTTCACCCGAGACGTCCGGCGTGACCTGTTTCAACGAATTGCCGGTACGATGAGCCCTCAAGGTTACCTATTTGTGGGGGCCCAGGAATTTCTGGCTGATATCGGTCCCAATTTCGCCCCACAAAATCATTGCCGGGGGACCTTCTATCGTCCGAATTTGACCAGCATTCCTGTCTATATCTAA
- a CDS encoding chemotaxis response regulator protein-glutamate methylesterase produces the protein MRVLIVDDSTLFRKVVRDTLSQCPGVEIVAVASDGKNALEKIRHYHPDLVTLDVEMPILNGIEVLRELQTMPLKPEVIMLSAMTDHGALATTQALRLGAFDFVLKPNQSKLEDSCAQLKTELLPKVKVLQERLRKQLGTVPIHEEEPIHHDVLSGSFDPGNAKVVGIGVSTGGPAALAHVLPKLPANLRVPLLIVQHMPPVFTRSLSADLDRSSKIKVQEAESGQVILPGNAYIAPGGKQMKVISQNGRKEILITDDPAERSCKPSVDYLFRSMAHEYGREAMAIVMTGMGDDGTMGCRLLKRHGCMVVAQEEKSCVVFGMPRQVIAAGLADKVTPLNQMHEIIESAEVQGGSKCR, from the coding sequence ATGCGTGTGTTAATTGTGGACGACTCGACCTTGTTCAGAAAGGTCGTACGAGACACGTTGTCGCAGTGCCCCGGAGTAGAGATTGTTGCCGTCGCCTCCGACGGCAAGAACGCACTCGAAAAGATCCGTCACTATCATCCGGATCTGGTGACGCTCGACGTCGAAATGCCGATTCTCAATGGTATCGAGGTTCTACGAGAACTACAAACGATGCCGTTGAAGCCAGAGGTGATCATGCTGAGCGCCATGACCGATCATGGCGCATTGGCAACCACTCAGGCGCTTCGTCTGGGGGCATTTGATTTCGTCCTGAAGCCGAATCAGTCGAAGCTGGAAGACAGCTGTGCTCAACTGAAAACGGAACTCCTTCCCAAGGTCAAGGTCTTACAGGAGCGGCTGCGTAAGCAACTGGGAACGGTCCCCATTCATGAAGAGGAACCGATTCATCACGACGTGCTTTCCGGGAGCTTCGATCCGGGGAATGCCAAAGTAGTGGGGATCGGCGTCTCGACCGGCGGTCCGGCGGCGCTTGCCCATGTCTTGCCCAAGCTACCGGCGAACTTGCGAGTGCCGCTACTTATTGTGCAGCACATGCCTCCGGTGTTTACTCGGTCGCTGTCTGCCGATCTGGATCGATCCTCGAAGATCAAAGTTCAGGAAGCGGAGAGCGGTCAGGTGATTTTGCCTGGAAATGCCTACATTGCCCCCGGCGGCAAACAGATGAAGGTTATTTCGCAGAACGGTCGTAAAGAGATTCTGATTACGGACGATCCAGCAGAAAGAAGCTGTAAGCCGTCAGTCGATTACCTGTTTCGCTCGATGGCCCACGAGTATGGCCGGGAAGCGATGGCAATCGTGATGACGGGAATGGGGGATGACGGGACCATGGGCTGTCGCTTGCTTAAGCGTCACGGCTGCATGGTCGTCGCCCAGGAAGAAAAGAGCTGTGTTGTGTTTGGTATGCCCAGGCAAGTGATTGCCGCCGGGCTGGCCGATAAAGTCACACCCCTGAATCAAATGCACGAGATCATCGAAAGTGCCGAGGTCCAAGGAGGTAGTAAATGCCGGTAA
- a CDS encoding methyl-accepting chemotaxis protein translates to MKNILKLKMTGKLIAACLVFGILPLLTVGVVMWQSAHKAIEIAAKDYQTTAENIADTIDRNLFERYGDVQAFCLNSVIQDRDSWYKKGMDNAIVEAMDKYVDTYDIYYLTMLVDLDGKLIAVNSRDQDGVAVNTEELYEKNFADKHWFQDVLAKKFYEDETGSFSGTVVEHFYVDDKVMKCYGNEGYSLGFSAPVYDAEGNVIAVWKNVAKFDLVEEIVWDAYRKLKQRGMATAEITLLDDKGVVIVDCDPATRGTEEIVRDVDVIGKLNLVDKQVLAAQTVVGGENGYTTDSFHPRKGITQAAGYTPMRGALGFPGMQWNVLVRVNAAEAFAEAYRPLYAWAMTTVIASVVIGIMAFLISRTFTKPLHNTIAMLQDVAEGDGDLTKRLDESRSDEIGEVAHWFNLFIGQIQDMVGEIASNSNTLSEGSNRLVTTATQLSSGAESSKHRSASVSSAAEEMSINMKNMAASTTQMSSGISSVVAAIDEMTTTISEIAKHAETSAGVADKATRIAEDSNNKICHLGSAANEIGRVIEVIEDIAEQTNLLALNATIEAARAGEAGKGFAVVATEVKELAKQTSSATDDIRNRIEHIQSSTQDAVSSISEISEVVSSVNELARTIASAVEEQSITTKQISQDISETASAAEVVARGVDESATASGEITQNICEVDRVLSETVQGAGLSQQSGEELARLAENLRSVVSRFKIGESTPATKAKQDQPLLGA, encoded by the coding sequence GTGAAAAATATTTTGAAGTTGAAGATGACCGGCAAGCTAATCGCGGCTTGTCTTGTATTTGGTATTCTGCCGCTGTTGACCGTTGGTGTTGTCATGTGGCAATCAGCACACAAAGCCATTGAGATTGCTGCCAAGGACTATCAAACCACGGCGGAGAATATTGCGGATACGATCGATCGCAACTTGTTCGAACGCTACGGAGACGTTCAAGCATTCTGCCTAAACTCGGTCATTCAGGACCGAGACTCGTGGTACAAAAAAGGCATGGACAATGCAATCGTCGAAGCCATGGACAAGTACGTTGATACCTACGACATTTACTATTTGACGATGCTTGTCGACCTGGACGGCAAGCTGATTGCCGTCAACAGCCGCGATCAGGATGGGGTCGCCGTGAATACCGAGGAACTGTACGAAAAGAACTTTGCGGACAAGCACTGGTTTCAGGATGTATTGGCCAAGAAGTTCTACGAAGACGAGACCGGTTCCTTCTCCGGCACGGTTGTCGAGCACTTTTATGTCGACGACAAAGTCATGAAGTGTTACGGCAATGAAGGGTACTCGCTTGGTTTCTCTGCTCCGGTTTACGATGCCGAAGGCAACGTGATTGCCGTGTGGAAGAACGTCGCGAAGTTTGACCTGGTGGAAGAAATTGTATGGGATGCCTATCGCAAGCTAAAGCAGCGGGGTATGGCCACCGCCGAGATCACCTTGCTGGACGACAAGGGAGTCGTGATTGTCGATTGCGATCCTGCGACTCGCGGAACGGAAGAGATTGTTCGCGATGTCGACGTTATCGGTAAGCTGAACCTGGTCGACAAGCAGGTCCTGGCTGCTCAAACGGTGGTTGGTGGTGAAAACGGTTATACGACCGACTCATTTCACCCTCGCAAGGGAATCACTCAGGCTGCCGGTTACACTCCGATGCGTGGAGCTCTCGGATTCCCAGGCATGCAGTGGAATGTCCTGGTTCGCGTGAATGCTGCCGAGGCATTTGCCGAAGCTTATCGCCCGCTGTATGCGTGGGCAATGACCACCGTGATCGCTTCGGTTGTTATCGGGATCATGGCCTTCCTGATCTCTCGCACGTTCACCAAGCCGCTGCACAACACGATTGCCATGCTGCAAGACGTCGCGGAAGGGGATGGTGACCTGACGAAACGACTGGATGAATCTCGCAGTGATGAGATCGGTGAGGTTGCCCATTGGTTTAACTTGTTCATCGGTCAGATTCAGGACATGGTAGGCGAGATCGCTTCCAACTCGAACACTCTCTCTGAAGGGTCGAATCGTTTGGTCACGACGGCCACCCAGCTTTCGTCTGGGGCTGAATCGTCTAAACATCGTTCGGCCAGTGTTTCTTCGGCTGCCGAAGAAATGTCGATCAACATGAAGAACATGGCTGCCTCGACAACGCAAATGTCAAGCGGTATCAGCTCGGTTGTCGCAGCGATCGACGAAATGACCACCACTATTTCCGAAATCGCCAAGCATGCTGAAACCAGCGCCGGTGTCGCCGACAAGGCCACCCGTATCGCCGAAGACAGCAACAATAAGATCTGTCATCTGGGTTCGGCTGCCAATGAAATCGGACGCGTGATCGAAGTGATCGAAGATATTGCCGAACAAACCAATCTTCTGGCTCTCAATGCGACCATCGAAGCAGCTCGTGCTGGTGAAGCCGGTAAGGGGTTTGCCGTGGTGGCAACCGAAGTGAAGGAACTGGCGAAACAGACTTCGAGTGCCACGGACGATATTCGCAATCGAATCGAGCACATTCAAAGCTCGACGCAGGATGCCGTGAGCTCCATTTCCGAGATCAGCGAAGTCGTCAGCAGTGTCAACGAACTCGCACGCACGATTGCTTCGGCCGTGGAAGAGCAAAGCATCACGACCAAGCAGATCTCGCAGGACATATCGGAAACTGCTTCGGCCGCTGAAGTGGTGGCCCGTGGTGTCGACGAATCGGCCACGGCCAGCGGCGAAATCACGCAGAACATTTGCGAGGTGGACCGTGTCTTGAGCGAAACCGTTCAAGGTGCAGGGCTGTCGCAGCAATCGGGTGAAGAGCTTGCTCGACTGGCTGAGAACTTGCGAAGCGTTGTGTCGCGTTTCAAGATCGGCGAATCTACTCCGGCTACCAAAGCCAAGCAAGATCAGCCTTTGTTGGGCGCGTAG
- a CDS encoding chemotaxis protein CheW translates to MSSVTTLTKSTAVELQFATFYVGELLLALPIDYVQEINRNLELTEIPHAPEHVRGVINLRGDVATVIDLRRILGFSLAEVTPQSRNLIVRSGDESIGLWVDRIADIISITSDSICPAPANVSGADGRYFKGVYRNDSEIVVILDVQEVLDVE, encoded by the coding sequence ATGAGCTCTGTCACAACCCTAACCAAATCGACCGCAGTCGAACTTCAATTTGCCACGTTCTACGTCGGTGAGTTGCTCTTGGCCTTGCCAATCGATTACGTGCAAGAGATTAATCGCAATCTCGAACTGACTGAAATTCCTCACGCTCCGGAGCATGTACGTGGCGTGATCAATCTGCGAGGCGATGTCGCCACGGTGATTGATCTGCGACGCATCCTCGGGTTCAGCCTGGCAGAGGTCACCCCTCAAAGCCGGAATCTGATCGTCAGATCCGGTGATGAATCGATCGGCCTCTGGGTCGATCGAATCGCCGATATTATTTCCATCACGAGTGACAGCATCTGCCCTGCCCCTGCGAATGTTTCGGGAGCGGATGGTCGTTACTTCAAAGGCGTTTACCGAAATGATTCGGAGATCGTCGTAATTCTAGATGTCCAAGAAGTTCTGGATGTGGAATAG